ACGCCCGCATCCTCGAACGGATCGGTGCCACCGAGGTGGTGTTCCCCGAGCGTGATATGGGCGTGCGGGTTGCCCATCAGGTGACCCGACGAATGATCGACTGGTTTCAGCTCGATGACGGGTTCGCCCTCGTCGAGGCGGCCGCGCCCGTCTCGATGATCGGGAAAACGCTGGAACAGCTCAAAGTCCGCAGCCGCTTTGGCATCACCGTGGTCAGCATCAAGCCCATGGGGGCGCCGTTCACCTACGCAACCGCCGACACTGTGATCGGCGAGGGTGACATCCTGCTGGTAGCGGCCAACACCGACGCCGCCGAGAGGTTCACCCGACAGAAGTAGAGGAAGCCATGGTCGAATCAGCACCAAGCACGAACGAACTGCCTCCGATGCGCGAGGACTGGCAGCGGGCGTTGGCGGTGGTCGCCCACCCCGACGACATGGAGTACGGCGCCGCCGCTGCGGTTGCTCGCTGGACGTCTGCCGGTAAGGAGGTGGCCTACGTGTTGGTCACCCGAGGCGAGGCGGGTATCTCCTCACTACCTCCAGGTCAATGTGGCCCGCTGCGCGAGGAGGAACAGCATCGCAGTTGCGCTGTTGTCGGCGTGACCGACCTGTCGTTTCTTGATCATCGCGACGGCCTGGTGGAGGCCGACCTGAAGCTGCGTGCCGACCTGACCGGGGCGATCCGACACCACCGACCCGAGGTGATCCTGTCGATCAACCATCGCGACACCTGGGGGGTGCCGGGCTGGAACCACGTTGACCACCGTCATGTGGGAGTGGCCCTGCTCGATGCGGTGCGCGACGCCGCCAACCCGTGGGTGTTCGGCGACCGGGGACCTGCATGGGAGGGCACTCGGTTCGTCGCCTTCGGCGGTTCGCCGCAGGCCACCCATTGGGTGGACACCTCCGCCACCCACGCCACCGGCATGGCGTCGCTGGCCGAGCATCGCCTCTACCTCGATCACGTCGACGACACTCCCGGCGCAACCCAGCAGTGGCTGACCGATGTGGCCGCCGAGCAGGGCCGGCGCTTCGGGGTCGACTTTGCCGCCAGCTTCGAGGTCGTGCCCATGTAGCCGACGCAGCGCCCACTGCCACCCGCCGCCTCCGCCGCGTGGCAGATTGGTGGGATGGGACTGCTCATTTGGATCATCTTCGGCCTCTTCGCAGGCTTCATCGCCCGCATGCTGGTGCCGTCCGGCAGGGGTGGACGCGACCTGGGCTGTATCGGCACCGTCTTTCTGGGGGTGATCGGCTCGCTGATCGGCGGCACCGTGGGCAACCTGATCGATGGCCGCGGCATCGAGTTTGCAACCAGCGGTTTCATCGGATCGGTGCTTGGCGCGTGCGGGCTGTTGGTGCTCGTCCGGGTACTCAGCCGATGAGCGTCGGTATCGACTCCACACCAGCTCCGCCACCCTTGTTCGAACGGGTGGGCGGCCATGATTTTTTCAAGCGCCTGGTGGACGAGTTCTACGATCGAGTCGAGGCCGACGCCGAACTGCTCGGTCACTACCCGGACCTCGACGATCTACAAGGTGCCCGCGACCGGTTGCGCATGTTTCTCGAGCAGTTCTGGGGTGGGCCCACCACGTACGTCGAACAGCGGGGCCACCCGCGCCTGCGTATGCGCCACGCCCCGTATCGGATCGACGCCACCGCCCGCAACCAGTGGCTGGCGGCCATGGCCGGAGCGATCGACGTCCTTGAGGTGGCCGAGCCCGAGCGCAGCGAGCTGATCAGCTACTTCGCCTCGGCCGCCGACCACCTCGTCAACGCCCGCTGAGCATGCTCGGTAGCATCCCCGGATGCCACCGCCAGCCCAAACCGGCACCGCCATAGCCATCTCAACCGAGGAGCTGGAAGCGGCCGATGCCGTGGCACTCGACCCGCCCTACCTGTTCGGGCGGCGTCTGCCCGCCACCACCGTCGCCGAACGAACCAGGCGGGCGGCGGCGATGGGAGCGGTGGTCGCCCGACGGTTTGGCCCGGTGCTTGCCCACGGTGCCCGCCACCGCCAGGTCAATACCCATGACTGGGTACCGGCGCTCCGCCACACGTTTGAAGACCTGGGCACCACGTTCCTCAAGTTCGGCCAACTTGTGGGCTCCGCCCCCGGCGTGTTCGGCGAGGGGGTCGCTGCGGAGTTCCGCAGCTGCCTCGACACCGGTCCGGCGGTACCCGCCGACGAGGTTCGGGCGCTGATCGAGGACCAACTCGGCCGCTCACTCGAAGATGCCTTCGCCACCTTCGACCCCGAACCCATCGGCCGAGCCTCGATCGCCGTCGTTCACCGCGCCACCACCCATGAAGGCGACGAGGTGGCCGTCAAGGTCTTACGTCCCGGGGTCGACCGTCGGGTGGCGGTGGATCTCGACCTGCTGCAACCGCTGCTGGCCAAGGTGGTCGAATTCACCGGCGAACAGGCCGCCGTTTCAATGCTGCAACAGTTCGACGGATTCCGCCTGCAGTTGGGCGAGGAACTCGACCTGCGCAACGAGGCCCGGGCGATGGATCACTTCCGTGACCTGCTGGGCGTCGTCGACCTACCGATGGTGACCGTGCCGATGGTGTACCCCAACCTGAGCAACGGCCGGGTGCTCACTATGGAGTTCATCGACGGTGTGCCGGTGGACGACCTGGCCACGATCGACGGTTACGGCACCGACGCCGGTGCCGTGGTCCAGCAGGTGGTGCAGCGTTTCTCTTAACCGCACTGCGCTGGGGCACTTTCCACGGCGACGTACACGCGGGCAACCTGCTGTTCCGCCCCGACGGACGCATCGGCGTCATCGACTGGGGCATCGTCGGGCGGCTCGACCCCGACACCCATCTGCTCTTCCGGAAGATGATCGAGGCCGCGTTGGGCGACGAGACCGCTTGGACCGACATCGCCGCCGTGTTCAAGCGCAACTACGGCGACGTGATCGAGGCGGCACTGGGGTGGGACGACGACGGGCTGACCGCGTTCATCAAGATGATGATCCAACCGGTGCTGACCCAGCCCTTTGGGCAGGTCAGCCTGGCCGACCTGATTCTGGCACCCCAGCGGGCGGTGGCCGAGGCCTCAGGGATCGACCCGGCTGATGGTTCGTTCAAGGCCCGAATCCAGCGGCTGAACGAGCAGCGCAAGGCCCGCAAGCTGGTGGAGACCGAAGGTGCCGTGGCCACCGACTTCGACCGCGCCACCTTCCTGCTGTCCAAACAGCTGATGTACTTCGAGCGCTACGGCAAGATGTACATGCGGGACGTCTCGCTGTTCGACGACCGCGAGTTCTTCGTCACCGCCCTTGGCCACGACCCAGCGGCTGCGAAGACGGACGACGCTGGCCAGTAACGACGAACAGGACTCACCGGTGAGGTGAAGACCAACGCCGCAGGACTGTGTGGATATCGACACTGTTTGACCTGCGGACGCGTTGTGACGATATCCACACACATTGACCGTCACCTTGTGTGTCCAATTAGTTCTCGTTCGTGCCCCGAAGATCGGTGAGTTTCTGTAATGCCCGATCCAACTCGCTAATCCACCTTTGGTTGTCGGGGTCGCTTTCCAACACCCTCCGTCGGTGGGTGACAGATTCGGTGTGTGCTCCAACCGCGTCAGCCAGGTTGCCCTGACCCCGGTAGTCGTCCCCCAGAGACCCGAGGCCGATCCCGAGGTCGCGGAGGTAGGTGGGGTTGTCGGGGTCGCTTTCCAACACCCTCCGATAGTGGGTGACAGATTCGGTGTGTGCTCCAACCGCGTCAGCCAGGTTGCCCTGACCCCGGTAGTCGTCCCCCAGAGACCCGAGGCCGATCCCGAGGGCGCGGAGGTAGGTGGGGTTGTCGGGGTCGCTTTCCAACACCCTCCGATAGTGGGTGACAGATTCGGTGTGTGCTCCAACCGCGTCAGCCAGGTTGCCCTGACCCTGGTAGTCGTTCCCCAGATCCCCGAGGCCGGTCCCGAGGGCGCGGAGGTAGGTGGGGTTGTCGGGGTCGCTTTCCAACACCCTCCGATAGTGGGTGACAGATTCGGTGTGTGCTCCAACCGCGTCAGCCAGGTTGCCCTGACCCCGGTAGGCGTTCCCCAGAGCCCCGAGGCCGATCCCGAGGTCGCGGAGGTAGGTGGGGTTGTCGGGGTCGCTTTCCAACACCCTCCGTCGGTGGGTGACAGATTCGGTGTGTGCTCCAACCGCGTCAGCCAGGTTGCCCTGACCCCGGTAGTCGTCCCCCAGAGCCCCGAGTCCGATCCCGAGGGCGCGGAGGTAGGTGGGGTTGTCGGGGTCGCTTTCCAACACCCTTCTCAGCTTGTTGACGGCTAGCTTCAACCGGGGGACTGCGCGTTCATCTCCTCTCTGATGCAGCGCCTCTCCAAAACGTAGGCTGGCGAATCCCTGCGCCATCAGGTTGCTCCCAGCTTCAGCACAGCTGACGCTGCGCTCTCCGACCGCAATCGCAAGCTTCGGAAATCCGCAAGTGATGAGTTCGAAGCAAAGCGAGGTCAATGGTTCGGCGGCCAATGGGTCGTCGGTCGGCCCAGCCAACATCGCCGTTGCCTGAGGCTCGAGCATCCGACGCCTCGTGCGGTTAGCCAGCCGTTCAACCAATACTTCGGCCTCGTCAGGTCGCCCGGCCAAGCGAAGCAGCGGGATGGTTGCATCGAAGAATTCGGGATGCCACCCATACGCGTCTCGCCCCGCTTCCACCAACCGGCTCGCACTTCGCCGATTCTCGGCTGACACCACCGATGCTGGCCCATCCGTAGCTGCCAGAAATCGTCGCAGAGTTTCGGATCGCCACCCATAGGTCCAGTGGTAGTCACCGTTGGCCTCTACAGGATCTCGAATGGTGTGTATGGCTCCCGCCTTCGAGACCAACGGACGACCTCCCAATTCGGGTGGTGCCGGGACACTCTGGTCGACCAAATCATCGAGCAGGTCGAGGACCTCGTCCGTCTCGCACCCGTACTCTTCCGCCACGACGGTCGACACGGCAGTTCCAGAGAAGGTCGGACCGCTCAGTGCCGCCAAGTGGAGGGCGCGACGAGCTACTTCCGGCGCATCAGCCCCGGCGTACCTGCGCTCTCCGCTGAGCGGAGCAAGAATCCGTCGGATGTCGTCCTCCATGGGCTCTTCGGAGCTGGTGAATCGCCAAGCTCCGTCGATTCGAGCCACCCGGTGGGCGGCTCGCCACGCCTGCCACACCTTGGCCGCGTCCGTCGTGCTGCCCCCGGAGACCGCAATCAGGCGGTCAGCGACGTCGATACTGCAGGCGCCTAACCAACGCTCGACCTGTACGCGATCGAGAATGCCGATCCAACGAAACACAGCAATGCCCTGATCCCTTGCTGCAATCACGTCTGCCAACGCCGAAGAAGCAGGGAACTCGGCTCCAACCGCACCGACGTCCGGCTGCCGTCCAGAG
Above is a genomic segment from Candidatus Microthrix parvicella Bio17-1 containing:
- a CDS encoding tetratricopeptide repeat protein translates to MASGLGLVHPIRPPIVVLGGNARWVSEHIASEGLGVPSIGVASMLPRAGPDDELLDELMDLTGQSGALLLPVVGILAPLTKLSRRMLARWKQSPPSTASDMLWESITELARDRPRVLVFGDVTDAAQTALWQTIRYVLTTHLPHPLLVVCEASGHELLSGRQPDVGAVGAEFPASSALADVIAARDQGIAVFRWIGILDRVQVERWLGACSIDVADRLIAVSGGSTTDAAKVWQAWRAAHRVARIDGAWRFTSSEEPMEDDIRRILAPLSGERRYAGADAPEVARRALHLAALSGPTFSGTAVSTVVAEEYGCETDEVLDLLDDLVDQSVPAPPELGGRPLVSKAGAIHTIRDPVEANGDYHWTYGWRSETLRRFLAATDGPASVVSAENRRSASRLVEAGRDAYGWHPEFFDATIPLLRLAGRPDEAEVLVERLANRTRRRMLEPQATAMLAGPTDDPLAAEPLTSLCFELITCGFPKLAIAVGERSVSCAEAGSNLMAQGFASLRFGEALHQRGDERAVPRLKLAVNKLRRVLESDPDNPTYLRALGIGLGALGDDYRGQGNLADAVGAHTESVTHRRRVLESDPDNPTYLRDLGIGLGALGNAYRGQGNLADAVGAHTESVTHYRRVLESDPDNPTYLRALGTGLGDLGNDYQGQGNLADAVGAHTESVTHYRRVLESDPDNPTYLRALGIGLGSLGDDYRGQGNLADAVGAHTESVTHYRRVLESDPDNPTYLRDLGIGLGSLGDDYRGQGNLADAVGAHTESVTHRRRVLESDPDNQRWISELDRALQKLTDLRGTNEN
- a CDS encoding PIG-L deacetylase family protein, producing the protein MVESAPSTNELPPMREDWQRALAVVAHPDDMEYGAAAAVARWTSAGKEVAYVLVTRGEAGISSLPPGQCGPLREEEQHRSCAVVGVTDLSFLDHRDGLVEADLKLRADLTGAIRHHRPEVILSINHRDTWGVPGWNHVDHRHVGVALLDAVRDAANPWVFGDRGPAWEGTRFVAFGGSPQATHWVDTSATHATGMASLAEHRLYLDHVDDTPGATQQWLTDVAAEQGRRFGVDFAASFEVVPM
- a CDS encoding GlsB/YeaQ/YmgE family stress response membrane protein; translated protein: MGLLIWIIFGLFAGFIARMLVPSGRGGRDLGCIGTVFLGVIGSLIGGTVGNLIDGRGIEFATSGFIGSVLGACGLLVLVRVLSR
- a CDS encoding globin — protein: MSVGIDSTPAPPPLFERVGGHDFFKRLVDEFYDRVEADAELLGHYPDLDDLQGARDRLRMFLEQFWGGPTTYVEQRGHPRLRMRHAPYRIDATARNQWLAAMAGAIDVLEVAEPERSELISYFASAADHLVNAR